One Bacillus amyloliquefaciens DSM 7 = ATCC 23350 DNA window includes the following coding sequences:
- a CDS encoding CsbA family protein, translating into MITKAVFALCFPFMLVVLFTRVTFNHYVAIALTAALLFASYLKGYTETYFIVGLDVVSLVAGGLYMAKKEADKKKDNA; encoded by the coding sequence GTGATTACAAAAGCCGTTTTTGCATTATGTTTCCCTTTTATGCTGGTCGTCCTTTTTACGAGGGTCACTTTTAACCACTATGTGGCGATCGCTCTCACAGCCGCGCTGCTTTTCGCATCCTATTTAAAAGGCTACACCGAAACGTATTTTATCGTTGGATTGGATGTCGTCTCTCTGGTAGCCGGCGGGCTGTACATGGCTAAAAAAGAAGCAGACAAAAAGAAAGACAATGCCTGA
- a CDS encoding PEP/pyruvate-binding domain-containing protein, translating into MYSVRFQKAEESSRSAGAKGMNLIKLTKNGLPVPDGFVIQTNALTRFIEDNRLQAADAHMERAIMNGTFSKELRDELAASFYELRESYASVAVRSSSVSEDLEGASFAGQYETYLNIKTEEEFLGKVKECWASFFSARVSGYKEKMNNDTAEPLMGVVVQGLINSEVSGVIFSRNPVTHDDGELMISASYGLGEAIVSGSVTPDTFIVNKGTFQIDKEIGLKEIYIVSQEEGVTEKETSADMRNRFCLDDENIKELAMLTIKTEELYGYPVDLEFGFAENKLYLLQARPITTIVQDQKAADEEREFIMTPRDQKDFWLNMESNIEGPVSPLFASLIVPALEYGLKESTKTFPVMGIEIERVKLHQGRVFSRQHKTDDKLPAEQLEALFPILADRMYDIIQETFLPFYQKLDELAHTNHTRETALDAFRNLQDFYLKGYEEHFNIVFPQVALNMMLESMYGQIEKENTSLLYEMLAGVMNKSLETDRQLWLLSGQVKDSPELRRVFTVSPADELHQTLLQSNEGKRFLEQVGEFLQEYGWRSVKSHDLLEETWAENPYFALANIQNYVRNGYDFDSEFHKTIEKRKQLYAAFMEKIEDDGFREKFDRYYQWTLSSSVIKDDHHFYIDAMLDAKARLCLLKIGELLEKQGVIDDREDMWYLYSDEVEKALASPVPMQEKAAERKQLFQQYQLLEAPAYLGTPTPEQLQAAEQITGSITEDEKNTEHHIYGLAASSGIASGPVKVIRDASEFSLFSSGDVLVCKMTTPLWTSLFQDAKAVITDTGGILSHAAIIAREYGLPAVLGTRAATDRLNDGDIVSVDGTNGKITIVKRASC; encoded by the coding sequence ATGTATTCAGTACGATTTCAAAAAGCGGAAGAATCAAGCCGCTCAGCGGGAGCAAAAGGAATGAACCTGATTAAACTGACGAAAAACGGCCTGCCCGTTCCCGACGGTTTTGTCATTCAGACGAACGCTCTGACACGTTTTATAGAAGACAACCGGCTTCAAGCAGCAGACGCACATATGGAGCGCGCCATTATGAACGGCACGTTTTCAAAAGAGCTCCGAGATGAGCTGGCCGCGTCATTTTATGAATTGAGAGAATCATACGCCTCTGTCGCCGTACGTTCCTCATCCGTGTCCGAAGATCTTGAAGGCGCTTCTTTCGCGGGCCAGTACGAAACCTATTTAAATATCAAAACAGAAGAAGAGTTTCTAGGAAAAGTGAAAGAATGCTGGGCTTCCTTCTTCTCGGCGCGGGTCAGCGGCTATAAAGAGAAAATGAACAACGATACCGCAGAGCCGTTAATGGGTGTTGTCGTGCAAGGGCTGATCAATTCTGAGGTTTCGGGGGTCATTTTCAGCCGCAACCCGGTCACACACGATGACGGAGAACTGATGATCAGCGCGAGCTACGGCCTCGGAGAAGCAATCGTTTCCGGCAGCGTGACGCCCGACACATTTATCGTCAATAAAGGCACATTTCAGATTGACAAAGAAATCGGCTTAAAAGAAATATATATCGTTTCTCAAGAGGAAGGCGTGACGGAAAAAGAGACGTCCGCTGACATGAGAAACCGCTTCTGCCTTGATGATGAGAATATCAAAGAGCTTGCCATGCTGACGATCAAGACAGAAGAACTGTACGGTTATCCCGTGGATCTTGAATTCGGATTTGCCGAAAATAAGCTGTATCTGCTTCAGGCCAGACCGATTACAACGATCGTGCAGGATCAGAAAGCGGCGGACGAAGAACGGGAATTTATCATGACGCCCCGGGATCAGAAAGATTTTTGGCTTAATATGGAGTCCAATATAGAAGGCCCCGTGAGCCCGTTATTCGCCTCGCTCATTGTGCCGGCTTTAGAATACGGCCTCAAAGAGAGCACAAAGACATTCCCAGTAATGGGCATCGAAATCGAGCGTGTCAAGCTTCATCAAGGCCGTGTTTTTTCCAGACAGCATAAGACGGACGACAAGCTGCCCGCAGAACAGTTAGAAGCGCTATTTCCCATCTTGGCTGACCGCATGTACGATATTATTCAGGAAACCTTTCTGCCTTTTTATCAAAAGCTGGACGAACTGGCGCATACAAACCATACACGGGAGACTGCCCTCGATGCGTTCCGAAACCTGCAAGACTTCTATTTGAAAGGATACGAAGAACATTTCAACATTGTCTTTCCGCAGGTTGCGTTAAACATGATGCTGGAATCGATGTACGGACAGATTGAGAAAGAAAACACCTCCCTCTTGTACGAAATGCTGGCGGGTGTCATGAATAAATCATTAGAAACAGACAGACAGCTTTGGCTGCTTTCCGGACAAGTAAAAGACAGTCCTGAGCTGCGGCGTGTTTTTACGGTTTCTCCTGCCGATGAGCTTCATCAGACGCTTCTGCAATCAAATGAAGGAAAGCGCTTTCTTGAACAAGTCGGTGAATTTTTACAGGAATACGGCTGGAGATCCGTGAAAAGCCACGACCTGCTCGAAGAAACATGGGCGGAAAATCCTTATTTCGCTTTGGCTAACATTCAGAACTATGTCCGGAACGGCTACGATTTTGACAGTGAGTTTCATAAAACGATAGAAAAACGAAAACAGCTTTACGCCGCCTTCATGGAGAAAATCGAAGATGACGGCTTCCGGGAGAAGTTTGACCGCTATTATCAGTGGACGCTGTCTTCCTCCGTCATCAAAGATGATCACCATTTTTATATTGATGCGATGCTGGACGCCAAAGCGCGCCTTTGCCTCTTGAAAATCGGCGAGCTGCTTGAAAAACAAGGCGTGATCGATGACCGGGAGGATATGTGGTACTTATACAGCGATGAAGTCGAGAAAGCGCTGGCGTCGCCTGTTCCGATGCAGGAAAAAGCGGCTGAACGTAAACAGCTGTTCCAGCAATATCAGCTTCTTGAAGCGCCCGCTTATCTCGGCACTCCGACTCCAGAACAGCTGCAAGCGGCTGAGCAGATTACCGGTTCCATCACAGAAGATGAAAAAAACACTGAACATCATATATACGGACTTGCGGCTTCAAGCGGAATCGCAAGCGGCCCTGTGAAAGTCATTCGTGACGCAAGTGAATTTTCCCTTTTTTCATCAGGAGATGTGCTTGTCTGCAAAATGACGACACCGCTTTGGACCAGTCTGTTTCAAGACGCAAAAGCCGTCATTACGGACACGGGCGGCATCCTGTCACACGCGGCCATCATAGCTAGAGAATACGGGCTTCCCGCCGTTCTCGGCACTCGCGCCGCGACTGACAGGCTCAACGACGGAGATATCGTCTCGGTAGACGGCACAAACGGCAAGATTACGATTGTCAAACGCGCTTCATGCTAG
- a CDS encoding TetR/AcrR family transcriptional regulator encodes MRTTNKRILDAAMNLIIQKGYRAATTKEIAEKANVSEATIFRNFKNKQGLMKAMIEQQAPAPENMIAKAEGDLYEDLLHFATALLQQLEQKKEVFRICLREPELFEDVLQDIIVYPQSVKKDLIVYFKELTKKNIISPGSEEANADVFMTMVFGYFMHRLQLGKRVITLSEETMLKHSTEIFIKGIVSR; translated from the coding sequence TTGAGAACGACGAACAAGAGAATTCTTGACGCTGCGATGAATCTTATTATCCAAAAAGGATACCGCGCCGCGACAACAAAGGAAATCGCAGAAAAAGCGAATGTAAGCGAAGCAACGATTTTCCGTAATTTTAAAAACAAACAAGGACTAATGAAAGCAATGATTGAGCAGCAGGCGCCCGCACCGGAAAACATGATCGCCAAGGCGGAAGGCGACCTGTATGAAGATCTTCTTCATTTCGCCACGGCCCTTTTGCAGCAATTGGAACAAAAAAAAGAGGTGTTCCGTATTTGCCTGCGCGAACCGGAACTATTCGAAGACGTCCTGCAGGATATCATCGTATATCCGCAATCTGTGAAAAAGGATTTAATCGTTTACTTTAAGGAGCTGACCAAGAAAAACATCATAAGCCCCGGCAGTGAAGAAGCAAATGCAGACGTCTTTATGACAATGGTCTTCGGTTATTTTATGCACCGTCTGCAGCTGGGGAAAAGGGTCATTACTCTTTCTGAGGAAACGATGCTGAAACACAGCACTGAGATTTTTATCAAAGGAATCGTCAGCCGGTAA
- a CDS encoding MFS transporter, whose protein sequence is MGSKKEWALIVSLLLGAILVPINSTMIAVALSSISRSFSESIASITWVVTVYLIVMAVTQPIAGKLGDMYGNKKMYLWGVGLFLIASLGCALSPSLFLLIFFRALQAAGGALLTPNSIAIIRHVVSEKRLPKVFGFFGLGAGLGAALGPFIGSLLIESFSWHSIFWVNIPFLAIALGTALMMFPKYKEETSDAPLDIIGSVLLAGSIVSIILLTKNESSMGYWVYALLILVFVPLFFRRELRTKHPIIDFDLFKSSTFTSANLSVLLSNLMMYAVLLIMPLFMTGHFSMNTSHSGMALSVFSIFMSASNWGGAQLHHKWGARRMIFLSFMLMAGANLLFLLLVYSHSVPFLMASLIVGGIASGAGLTSMQVSSLATVEPGMSGIASGIFSTFRYFGSIISSALIGLISGFHILFIILIGVSVIGMFVSLGIKSGETVHTKKSHSA, encoded by the coding sequence ATGGGTTCAAAGAAAGAATGGGCGCTGATCGTTTCGCTTTTGCTGGGAGCCATACTCGTTCCCATCAATTCTACGATGATCGCAGTCGCCCTTTCATCCATTTCCCGCTCATTCAGCGAATCAATTGCCAGCATCACATGGGTAGTGACGGTGTATTTAATCGTGATGGCCGTGACACAGCCCATTGCCGGCAAGCTCGGTGATATGTACGGGAACAAAAAAATGTATTTATGGGGCGTCGGCCTTTTTCTTATCGCATCATTGGGGTGCGCCCTCTCGCCAAGTCTTTTCTTATTGATTTTCTTCCGGGCGCTTCAGGCCGCCGGCGGCGCTTTGCTTACGCCAAACAGCATCGCCATCATCCGCCATGTCGTGTCTGAAAAACGGCTTCCGAAAGTATTCGGTTTTTTCGGCCTCGGTGCCGGACTGGGCGCGGCTCTCGGCCCGTTTATCGGCTCTCTTCTAATCGAGAGCTTCAGCTGGCATTCTATCTTTTGGGTCAACATTCCGTTTCTTGCGATCGCACTCGGGACGGCATTGATGATGTTTCCTAAATATAAAGAAGAAACTTCTGACGCGCCGCTTGATATCATCGGATCTGTTTTGCTTGCCGGAAGCATTGTATCTATTATTCTTCTGACGAAAAACGAAAGCTCTATGGGCTATTGGGTATACGCGCTGCTCATTCTTGTATTTGTTCCGTTATTTTTCAGGCGGGAGCTGCGCACGAAACATCCGATTATTGATTTTGACCTGTTTAAAAGCTCGACATTTACAAGCGCCAATTTGTCGGTTCTGTTAAGCAATCTAATGATGTACGCCGTGCTATTGATTATGCCGCTCTTTATGACCGGCCACTTCAGCATGAATACGTCGCACAGCGGCATGGCGCTGTCCGTCTTTTCGATTTTTATGTCCGCCAGCAACTGGGGCGGGGCTCAGCTGCATCATAAATGGGGCGCGCGAAGAATGATTTTTCTGTCCTTCATGCTGATGGCCGGAGCCAATCTCTTATTTCTGCTTTTGGTTTATTCCCATTCCGTCCCGTTCCTTATGGCATCGCTTATTGTCGGCGGCATCGCATCCGGTGCGGGGCTGACGAGCATGCAGGTGTCTTCTCTTGCGACGGTAGAACCGGGCATGTCAGGCATCGCGTCCGGGATTTTTTCCACCTTCCGTTATTTCGGAAGCATTATTTCTTCAGCACTGATCGGGTTAATCTCCGGATTTCATATTCTGTTTATCATATTGATCGGCGTTTCTGTGATCGGCATGTTCGTATCACTTGGAATTAAGTCCGGGGAAACCGTTCATACGAAAAAAAGCCATTCGGCGTAA
- a CDS encoding cell wall protein codes for MCNSGENSVSVISTETSSEVKRIPTGASPYKIAASPNGNFIYVTNQQSSNVYVINTQTNTVISVIPVGLLPTGIAVSPNGQLVYVLNTNTNTVSIIRTADNTVTATIILPYSSPSDLVFSPDGSKAYITNLNSNNLSIIDTGTNTIIATVNTELNPLGVTITPDGAKVYILNSSSGTVSVLNTAANTITAIIPVGQYPYGAKPDTDGTRIFVTNFFSNLISVIDTASDTVVGTITSELYPADIVIRP; via the coding sequence GTGTGTAATTCGGGAGAAAACAGCGTATCCGTTATCTCAACCGAGACAAGCAGCGAGGTCAAGAGAATTCCGACAGGCGCGTCTCCTTATAAAATCGCAGCTTCGCCAAACGGAAACTTTATATACGTCACCAACCAGCAAAGCAGCAATGTTTATGTGATTAACACACAAACCAATACCGTCATCTCAGTCATTCCCGTCGGCCTTCTGCCGACAGGCATCGCCGTATCGCCGAACGGACAGCTTGTATATGTGCTGAATACCAATACCAACACCGTTTCCATCATCCGCACGGCAGACAATACAGTGACGGCAACCATTATTCTGCCGTACAGTTCTCCTTCCGATCTCGTCTTTTCGCCGGACGGAAGCAAGGCTTATATTACAAACCTTAACAGCAACAATCTCTCCATTATTGATACCGGCACAAACACCATCATTGCTACCGTCAACACGGAGCTGAATCCGCTCGGTGTCACGATAACGCCTGACGGAGCGAAAGTGTATATTTTAAATTCAAGCAGCGGCACCGTATCTGTGCTCAATACAGCTGCAAACACGATCACAGCGATTATTCCTGTCGGTCAGTATCCGTACGGCGCCAAACCGGATACTGACGGAACACGTATCTTCGTCACGAACTTTTTCAGCAATCTGATTTCCGTCATTGACACGGCGTCCGATACCGTCGTCGGCACCATTACCTCAGAATTGTATCCGGCTGACATTGTAATCCGGCCGTAA
- a CDS encoding S1C family serine protease — protein MSVQWGIELLKSIGLFFLHPMFWFFIIISLACGYLRIKRERHTFHTKIADMYDELIFTYIKGLIPGILLSILFFGLGISIPFGLLGIIAAVTALASLTFRMNWLSSAYIVSAGMFIVFVLQYTHTLPFADRFPQAFGVNWASAAVFMGLLIITEGAAAYRSAHEKTSPALVVSSRGLPIGRQLANRAWLLPLFLLVPGSGLETHLSWWPVFTVPGGSFHLIWIPYIAGFGQRVQGSLPEVSIRITAKRVMYLGMIVTAFGAAALWWTPLAGAAVCIAVLGRLFLSLRQRLNDNAAPFYFSKRDQGLMVLGIIPNTPAEDLNLKIGEIITKVNGIPVKHVSDFYEALQKNRAFVKMEIIGLNGEIRFDQRASYEGEHHELGILFVQDEHEQEEMTAL, from the coding sequence GTGTCTGTTCAATGGGGAATTGAACTTCTGAAAAGTATCGGTCTGTTTTTTTTGCACCCGATGTTTTGGTTTTTTATCATCATAAGTCTCGCATGCGGATATTTGCGGATTAAACGTGAACGCCATACGTTTCATACAAAAATCGCAGATATGTATGACGAGCTTATCTTTACATACATAAAAGGGCTTATACCGGGGATTCTTCTCTCCATATTATTTTTTGGACTGGGAATTTCGATTCCATTCGGTCTTCTCGGCATCATTGCGGCCGTGACGGCTTTGGCTTCGCTGACGTTCCGTATGAATTGGCTGTCATCAGCTTATATTGTCAGCGCCGGTATGTTCATTGTGTTTGTCCTTCAATATACCCACACATTGCCGTTTGCGGATCGGTTTCCGCAGGCATTCGGCGTGAATTGGGCATCGGCGGCCGTGTTCATGGGCCTTTTGATCATCACAGAGGGAGCGGCTGCTTACCGTTCAGCGCATGAAAAAACATCTCCGGCGCTTGTCGTCAGCAGCAGAGGCCTGCCCATCGGCCGTCAATTGGCGAATCGCGCATGGCTGCTTCCGCTTTTCTTATTGGTGCCGGGCAGCGGGCTTGAAACACACCTTTCTTGGTGGCCTGTCTTTACCGTGCCGGGCGGCTCTTTCCATTTGATCTGGATTCCTTATATCGCGGGCTTCGGACAGCGTGTGCAGGGATCCCTTCCGGAGGTCAGCATAAGGATAACGGCGAAACGTGTCATGTATCTCGGAATGATCGTTACCGCGTTCGGGGCAGCGGCCCTTTGGTGGACTCCGCTTGCCGGTGCTGCCGTTTGTATCGCGGTGCTCGGACGCTTGTTTTTATCATTGAGACAGCGGTTGAACGATAATGCGGCTCCGTTTTATTTCTCTAAGCGGGATCAGGGCTTAATGGTGCTCGGTATCATTCCGAATACGCCCGCGGAAGATCTTAATCTGAAGATCGGTGAGATTATTACGAAAGTAAACGGCATACCCGTGAAGCATGTATCGGATTTTTATGAAGCACTTCAAAAAAATCGCGCATTTGTAAAAATGGAGATCATCGGCCTGAACGGTGAGATCCGGTTTGATCAGCGCGCGTCCTATGAAGGCGAACATCATGAATTAGGTATTTTATTCGTGCAGGATGAACATGAGCAAGAAGAAATGACAGCATTATAA
- the swrA gene encoding swarming motility protein SwrAA: MKRASIVREKKYYELVEQLKDRTKDVTFSSTKALSLLMLFSRYLVNYTNVESVHEINEECAKHYFTYLMKNHKRLGINLTDIKRSMLLISGVIEVEVDHYLKDFSLSNVTLWMTEER; encoded by the coding sequence TTGAAGAGGGCAAGTATTGTGCGTGAAAAAAAATATTATGAATTAGTGGAACAACTAAAAGACAGAACAAAAGACGTCACATTTTCATCAACAAAAGCACTAAGTCTTCTCATGCTGTTCAGCAGATACCTGGTCAATTACACAAATGTTGAAAGTGTTCACGAAATCAATGAAGAGTGTGCAAAGCATTATTTCACTTACTTAATGAAAAACCATAAACGTTTAGGAATCAATCTGACGGATATTAAGCGGTCCATGCTTCTGATCAGCGGCGTGATCGAGGTGGAGGTCGACCACTATCTGAAAGATTTCTCTCTCTCAAATGTAACACTGTGGATGACGGAAGAGAGATAG
- a CDS encoding S41 family peptidase yields the protein MCGGAHIAGAAQPNSSEAERSQAMEKIEKAYELISNEYVENVDKEKLLEGAIQGMLSTLNDPYSVYMDKQTAKQFSDSLDSSFEGIGAEVGMEDNKIIIVSPFKQSPAEKAGLKPNDEIISINGESMNGKDLNEAVLKIRGKKGSKVSIKIQRPGTEKQLSFRIKRAEIPLETVFASRKESGGHHVGYIGISTFSEHTAQDFAAALKKLEKQGIDGLVLDVRGNPGGYLQSVEQILKHFVTKDMPYIQIAERNGNKKQYFSTLKHKKPYPINVITDKGSASASEILAGALKEAGHYDVVGDTSFGKGTVQQAVPMGDGSNIKLTLYKWLTPKGNWIHKKGITPTIAVSQPDYFAAGPLQLKQPLQPDMNSADVKHAQILLKGLGFDPGRADGYFSKTMKKAVLAFQDRNKLDKTAVIDKKTAEKMNQLMNEKKSDEKNDLQLQMALKSLFVK from the coding sequence ATGTGCGGCGGCGCCCATATTGCCGGGGCGGCACAGCCGAATTCATCAGAAGCAGAAAGAAGCCAGGCAATGGAAAAAATCGAAAAAGCATATGAGCTGATCTCGAACGAATACGTAGAAAATGTAGATAAAGAAAAGCTTCTTGAAGGAGCGATTCAGGGGATGCTGTCTACATTAAACGACCCTTATTCCGTTTATATGGACAAGCAGACCGCCAAGCAGTTTTCCGATTCTCTTGATTCTTCTTTTGAAGGTATCGGCGCTGAAGTCGGTATGGAAGATAATAAAATCATTATCGTTTCACCGTTTAAGCAATCTCCGGCTGAAAAAGCAGGCCTCAAGCCGAATGATGAAATCATCAGTATAAACGGCGAGTCAATGAACGGGAAAGATTTAAACGAAGCCGTGCTGAAAATCAGGGGGAAAAAAGGATCGAAAGTTTCTATTAAAATACAGCGTCCGGGCACTGAAAAACAGCTGTCATTCCGGATTAAAAGAGCGGAAATTCCGCTGGAAACCGTATTTGCTTCCCGCAAAGAATCAGGCGGGCATCATGTCGGCTATATCGGCATATCCACATTTTCCGAGCATACCGCTCAGGACTTCGCAGCGGCGCTGAAAAAGCTTGAGAAACAAGGGATTGACGGGCTCGTTCTTGACGTAAGGGGAAATCCCGGCGGATACCTTCAAAGCGTCGAACAAATTTTAAAGCATTTCGTCACAAAAGACATGCCGTATATTCAAATCGCGGAACGTAACGGGAATAAAAAACAATATTTCTCAACCTTAAAACATAAAAAGCCGTATCCTATCAATGTCATCACAGATAAAGGAAGCGCCTCCGCTTCGGAAATTCTTGCGGGCGCATTGAAAGAGGCGGGACATTATGACGTTGTCGGTGATACCTCCTTCGGTAAAGGAACGGTTCAGCAGGCCGTACCTATGGGAGACGGCAGCAACATTAAATTGACGCTGTACAAATGGCTCACACCGAAAGGCAATTGGATTCACAAAAAAGGCATTACCCCGACAATCGCCGTGAGCCAGCCGGATTATTTTGCAGCGGGGCCGCTTCAGCTGAAACAGCCGCTTCAGCCTGATATGAACAGTGCGGATGTCAAACACGCCCAAATCCTGCTGAAAGGCTTGGGCTTCGACCCGGGCAGGGCGGACGGCTATTTCAGCAAAACAATGAAAAAAGCCGTTCTGGCGTTTCAAGACCGGAACAAGCTTGATAAAACAGCTGTCATTGATAAAAAAACAGCGGAAAAAATGAATCAGCTGATGAACGAGAAGAAATCTGACGAAAAAAATGATTTACAGCTGCAAATGGCGTTAAAATCATTATTTGTAAAATAA